The Streptomyces achromogenes genome window below encodes:
- a CDS encoding ATP-binding protein, with protein MRDPMSVLTDAFTSFLFGKVETTRLPVRTSTGQAQAVYLPTAAPGLGDSGVIIGREVYSGKGYIYDPFQLYGQQLPAPHWLVLGESGNGKSALEKTYVLRQLRFRDRQVVVLDAQGEDGVGEWNLIAQALGITPIRLDPMAALDMGIRLNPLDPSITTTGQLALLRTIIEVAMGHGLDERSGFALKVAHAYVNETIVDRQPVLTDIVEQLRHPEPESAEAMNVAIDDVRAWGLDVALVLDRLVDGDLRGMFDGPTTVGIDLDAPLIVFDLSHIDRNSIAMPILMAIVGVWLEHTWIRPDRKKRIFLVEEAWHIISSPFVAQLFQRLLKFGRRLGLSFVAVVHHLSDVVDGAAAKEAAAILKMASTRTIYAQKTDEARATGRVLGLPRWAVEIIPTLTPGIAVWDVNGNVQVVKHLVTETERPLVFTDRAMTESSADRIADDDALLAAELEQERRAAAFMEQHITDLDGSSESTVA; from the coding sequence ATGCGGGACCCGATGTCCGTCCTCACCGACGCCTTCACGTCCTTCCTGTTCGGCAAGGTGGAGACGACCCGCCTTCCGGTCCGCACCTCCACCGGCCAGGCCCAGGCGGTCTACCTCCCCACGGCCGCCCCCGGCCTCGGCGACTCCGGCGTCATCATCGGCCGCGAGGTCTACTCCGGGAAGGGCTACATCTACGACCCCTTCCAGCTGTACGGCCAGCAGCTGCCCGCTCCGCACTGGCTCGTCCTCGGCGAGTCCGGCAACGGCAAGTCGGCCCTGGAGAAGACCTACGTCCTGCGCCAGCTCCGCTTCCGCGACCGCCAGGTCGTCGTCCTGGACGCCCAGGGCGAGGACGGCGTCGGCGAATGGAACCTCATCGCGCAGGCGCTGGGAATAACCCCCATCCGTCTGGACCCGATGGCCGCCCTGGACATGGGGATCCGCCTCAACCCCCTGGACCCGTCGATCACCACGACGGGCCAGCTCGCGCTGCTGCGCACGATCATCGAGGTGGCGATGGGCCACGGCCTCGACGAGCGTTCCGGTTTCGCGCTCAAGGTCGCCCACGCCTACGTCAACGAGACGATCGTCGATCGCCAGCCGGTCCTCACCGACATCGTCGAGCAACTGCGCCACCCCGAACCGGAGTCGGCGGAGGCGATGAACGTCGCCATAGACGACGTGCGGGCCTGGGGCCTGGACGTCGCCCTGGTCCTGGACCGCCTGGTCGACGGCGACCTGCGCGGTATGTTCGACGGCCCGACGACGGTCGGCATCGACCTGGACGCGCCGCTGATCGTGTTCGACCTGTCCCACATCGACCGCAACTCGATCGCCATGCCGATCCTGATGGCGATCGTCGGGGTCTGGCTGGAGCACACCTGGATCCGCCCCGACCGGAAGAAGCGCATCTTCCTGGTCGAGGAGGCCTGGCACATCATCAGCAGCCCGTTCGTGGCCCAGCTCTTCCAGCGGCTGCTGAAGTTCGGCCGGCGTCTCGGCCTGTCCTTCGTGGCCGTCGTCCACCACCTGTCCGACGTGGTGGACGGAGCGGCGGCGAAGGAGGCCGCCGCCATCCTGAAGATGGCCTCCACCAGGACGATCTACGCCCAGAAGACGGACGAGGCGAGAGCGACCGGCCGGGTGCTGGGCCTGCCCCGCTGGGCCGTGGAGATCATCCCGACCCTCACCCCGGGCATCGCCGTGTGGGACGTCAACGGCAACGTCCAGGTCGTCAAGCACCTGGTCACCGAGACGGAACGCCCGCTGGTCTTCACTGACCGCGCCATGACGGAGTCCTCCGCCGACCGCATCGCAGACGACGACGCTCTGCTCGCCGCCGAGCTGGAGCAGGAACGCCGGGCGGCGGCCTTCATGGAACAGCACATCACCGACCTGGACGGCTCGTCCGAGTCGACCGTGGCGTAG
- a CDS encoding SCO6880 family protein, which yields MTTDSHVSHAITPRRTYLIGRARPNAIVGRNRESGEIALIVIGAFLGMMCGLLVPVLALRIVLLSGFPMLALAAVYVPYKHRTFYKWFEINRSYKRTLRRGTTYRSTASEAGTRLDGQEIEVGPPPGIGRINWLAAPFGPDEIAVLLHADRRTVTAAIEIEGPGVGLRDSEDQEALVDRFGTLLKHVANGDGFVTRLQILARTLPADPDAHAKDVAVRGDERSPDWLARSYDQLQSMVSTSSEQHRAYLVACMHYTRELAAEAHAMARAAHPRSGRKLDRDAGLAVVMARELTDICSRLQEADIRVRQPLGQGRLSSLVHSMYDPDHPIDHIQAMTRRNAWPAELDAMEPTYLQAKTRESSTRAPWCHATAWVKEWPMTPVGVNFLAPLLVHTPDVIRTVAVTMDLEPTEVAIERMLTEKTNDDAEASRAAKMNRTVDPRDVAAHSRLDQRGEDLASGAAGVNLVGYITVSSRNPEALARDKRTIRASAGKSYLKLEWCDREHHRAFVNTLPFATGIRR from the coding sequence TTGACGACTGATTCCCACGTGTCCCACGCGATCACGCCCCGCCGTACATATCTGATCGGCCGCGCCCGGCCGAACGCGATCGTCGGCCGCAACCGCGAGTCCGGCGAGATCGCGCTCATCGTCATCGGCGCGTTCCTCGGCATGATGTGCGGCCTCCTCGTCCCCGTCCTCGCCCTGCGCATCGTCCTGCTGAGCGGCTTCCCCATGCTCGCGCTGGCCGCGGTGTACGTGCCGTACAAGCACCGCACGTTCTACAAGTGGTTCGAGATCAACCGCAGCTACAAGCGCACCCTGCGCCGGGGCACCACCTACCGCTCGACGGCCTCGGAGGCCGGCACCCGCCTGGACGGCCAGGAGATCGAGGTCGGCCCCCCGCCGGGCATCGGCCGCATCAACTGGCTGGCCGCCCCCTTCGGCCCCGACGAGATCGCCGTCCTCCTGCACGCGGACCGGCGCACGGTGACCGCCGCCATCGAGATCGAGGGCCCGGGCGTCGGCCTGCGCGACAGCGAGGACCAGGAAGCCCTCGTCGACCGCTTCGGCACCCTCCTCAAGCACGTGGCCAACGGCGACGGCTTCGTCACCCGGCTGCAGATACTCGCCCGCACCCTCCCCGCCGACCCCGACGCTCACGCCAAGGACGTCGCCGTCCGCGGGGACGAGAGGTCGCCCGACTGGCTGGCACGCTCCTACGACCAGCTCCAGTCCATGGTGTCCACCAGCAGCGAGCAGCACCGCGCCTACCTCGTCGCCTGTATGCACTACACCCGCGAACTGGCCGCCGAGGCACACGCGATGGCCCGCGCCGCCCACCCCCGGTCGGGCCGCAAGCTGGACCGCGACGCCGGCCTCGCCGTCGTCATGGCCCGCGAGCTCACGGACATCTGTTCCCGCCTCCAGGAGGCGGACATCCGCGTCCGCCAGCCGCTGGGCCAGGGCCGGCTGTCCTCCCTCGTCCACTCCATGTACGACCCGGACCACCCCATCGACCACATCCAGGCCATGACCAGGCGCAACGCCTGGCCGGCCGAGCTGGACGCCATGGAGCCGACGTACCTCCAGGCCAAGACCCGCGAATCGTCCACCCGCGCCCCCTGGTGCCACGCCACGGCCTGGGTGAAGGAGTGGCCGATGACCCCGGTCGGCGTCAACTTCCTGGCTCCCCTGCTGGTCCACACCCCGGACGTCATCCGCACGGTCGCCGTCACGATGGACCTCGAACCCACCGAGGTCGCCATCGAGCGCATGCTCACGGAGAAGACGAACGACGACGCGGAGGCCAGCCGCGCCGCCAAGATGAACCGGACCGTCGACCCGCGCGACGTCGCCGCCCACTCCCGTCTCGACCAGCGCGGCGAGGACCTGGCGTCCGGCGCGGCCGGCGTGAACCTGGTCGGCTACATCACGGTCTCCTCCCGCAACCCCGAGGCCCTCGCCCGCGACAAGCGGACGATCAGGGCGTCGGCCGGCAAGTCGTACCTGAAGCTGGAGTGGTGCGACCGGGAGCACCACCGTGCGTTCGTGAACACCCTCCCGTTCGCCACCGGAATCCGAAGGTAG
- a CDS encoding type IV secretory system conjugative DNA transfer family protein encodes MRPGDGHRHDSHGSGPGPGQGGIPDGLLVGILAFLLGMTLLVWTATGLSALLAHGSWPSGVTFTRTPLAMRHLVAAPHDVPGAWPEADAAQFSGYGLFWGLLIGQLMVLLVLTVFVMGTLARWRAVRAHRRANRTSPEPAVQPPHHEVPTPRTEATPTGPGARTEPAPHTQPVAHPGAPAVPPTDRQPVTATPSSPPPSPSPSSPAGPPRPEAVLAPSHGWEASRTDGGTLHYAPPAARYALAAQAVRDAEGPALVLTSDPALWQDTKDGRAKLGPVHLYDPAHRCDTPARLHWSPIAGCEDRPTAASRAAALLTPVRPTARLDQAVAETAETLLRSYLHAAAIDGRTVRHVHRWSQGTGVQEAVRALRTNPKAAPGAAGELEAALTAHPERRDIAQELTARALSALSTVNIREACTPNRTDALALDSFVDEGGTLYVLGESLEDPRSSPGAMPLLTALVSSVVERGRRMAERSSSGRLDPPLTLVLDDVAAVAPIPQLPDLLAAGTDRGLPTLALLRSREQGRARWPHHELPV; translated from the coding sequence ATGAGACCGGGTGACGGGCATCGCCACGACAGCCACGGCTCCGGCCCGGGCCCCGGGCAGGGAGGCATCCCCGACGGCCTGCTCGTCGGCATACTGGCCTTCCTGCTCGGCATGACACTCCTCGTCTGGACGGCCACCGGACTGTCGGCCCTCCTCGCCCACGGTTCCTGGCCGTCCGGGGTCACCTTCACACGCACCCCCCTGGCCATGCGCCACCTCGTCGCCGCGCCCCACGACGTCCCCGGCGCGTGGCCCGAGGCGGACGCCGCGCAGTTCTCCGGCTACGGCCTCTTCTGGGGTCTGCTCATCGGCCAGCTGATGGTCCTGCTCGTGCTCACGGTGTTCGTGATGGGCACGTTGGCCCGCTGGCGGGCGGTACGCGCCCACCGAAGGGCGAACCGGACGTCCCCCGAGCCGGCCGTGCAGCCCCCGCACCACGAGGTGCCCACCCCGAGGACCGAGGCGACGCCGACGGGCCCGGGCGCCCGCACCGAGCCGGCCCCGCACACCCAGCCCGTCGCGCACCCCGGCGCGCCGGCCGTCCCGCCGACGGACCGGCAGCCCGTGACGGCAACCCCGTCCTCCCCGCCCCCGTCGCCTTCCCCGTCGTCTCCGGCCGGGCCGCCGCGGCCCGAGGCCGTCCTCGCGCCCTCCCACGGATGGGAGGCCTCCCGCACCGACGGCGGGACGCTCCACTACGCGCCCCCCGCGGCCCGGTACGCCCTCGCCGCCCAGGCCGTCCGGGACGCCGAGGGCCCGGCCCTCGTCCTCACGTCCGACCCCGCCCTCTGGCAGGACACCAAGGACGGCCGCGCCAAGCTGGGCCCGGTCCACCTCTACGACCCGGCGCACCGCTGCGACACCCCGGCCCGCCTCCACTGGTCCCCCATCGCCGGCTGCGAGGACAGACCGACCGCGGCCTCCCGCGCCGCGGCGCTCCTCACGCCCGTGCGCCCCACGGCCCGCCTGGACCAGGCGGTGGCCGAGACCGCCGAGACCCTGCTCCGCAGCTATCTCCACGCCGCGGCCATCGACGGACGTACGGTCCGCCACGTCCACCGCTGGTCCCAGGGCACCGGCGTCCAGGAAGCGGTCCGCGCCCTGCGCACCAACCCCAAGGCAGCCCCGGGTGCGGCCGGCGAGCTCGAGGCCGCCCTGACCGCCCACCCCGAACGCCGGGACATCGCCCAGGAACTGACGGCCCGTGCCCTCTCCGCCCTCTCCACGGTCAACATCCGCGAGGCGTGCACTCCCAACCGAACTGATGCCCTTGCCTTGGATTCCTTCGTGGACGAAGGGGGCACTCTTTATGTGCTCGGTGAATCTCTCGAGGACCCCAGGAGCAGCCCCGGCGCGATGCCACTCCTGACGGCCCTCGTCTCCAGCGTGGTCGAGCGCGGCCGGCGCATGGCCGAACGGTCATCCTCCGGTCGCCTCGACCCACCACTGACTCTCGTCCTCGACGATGTGGCGGCCGTGGCCCCGATCCCCCAGCTTCCCGACCTCCTGGCCGCGGGAACCGACCGGGGCCTGCCCACCCTGGCCCTGCTCCGCTCCCGCGAACAGGGCAGGGCCCGCTGGCCGCACCACGAACTACCGGTCTGA
- a CDS encoding MarR family winged helix-turn-helix transcriptional regulator gives MGDNPGTVGTGLGSEPTLEEQIAAYQREFQDLDPQVEKIVSALSRLNRRMNVAYGRQTADLGISNAEWEVLKALVLSGVPYRLGPSDLAKRLGLTPAAMTHRIDRMVTEGLVTRERDETNRVRVIVELTPEGREKWLRAMRMATVFEEDLLQDLSAAERTTLGEVLTRLLRRVEHAQPDAGGRLSDLD, from the coding sequence ATGGGCGACAACCCCGGCACGGTCGGCACCGGCCTCGGCAGCGAGCCGACTCTCGAAGAGCAGATCGCCGCGTACCAGCGCGAGTTCCAGGATCTCGATCCGCAGGTCGAGAAGATCGTCTCGGCACTCTCCCGCCTCAACCGCCGGATGAACGTCGCGTACGGCCGCCAGACCGCCGACCTCGGCATCAGCAACGCCGAGTGGGAGGTCCTCAAGGCCCTCGTCCTCTCCGGCGTTCCTTATCGCCTGGGACCGAGCGACCTGGCCAAGCGGCTCGGCCTGACGCCGGCCGCGATGACCCACCGGATCGACCGCATGGTCACCGAGGGCCTGGTGACCCGTGAGCGGGACGAGACCAACCGGGTCCGGGTGATCGTGGAGCTGACGCCCGAGGGCCGGGAGAAGTGGTTGAGGGCCATGCGCATGGCGACCGTCTTCGAGGAGGATCTCCTCCAGGACCTCTCCGCGGCGGAACGCACCACTCTCGGTGAGGTCCTGACCAGGCTCCTTCGTCGCGTGGAGCACGCCCAGCCGGATGCCGGCGGCCGGCTCAGCGACCTCGACTGA
- a CDS encoding GNAT family N-acetyltransferase, whose protein sequence is MYTYVVRVVRPEEWASVKALRLLALEDPAAPLAFLETYETAAARPDSFWQERATGAAEGSVGARQYIAEAEDGQWAGTVTVLVEEAGSVDWAGEPVERRQGHVVGVFVRKEWRGSGMTRALLDAAAGWAWELGLERVRLLVHERNLRAQGAYRKAGFVPTGRTVLLGEGPEENEYEYALERPGASDR, encoded by the coding sequence ATGTACACGTATGTGGTTCGGGTGGTACGCCCCGAGGAGTGGGCCTCGGTCAAAGCGCTGAGGTTGCTCGCGCTCGAGGATCCGGCGGCGCCGCTCGCTTTTCTGGAGACGTATGAGACGGCTGCGGCTCGGCCGGACTCCTTCTGGCAGGAGCGGGCCACCGGGGCGGCCGAAGGGTCCGTCGGAGCTCGGCAGTACATCGCCGAGGCGGAGGACGGGCAGTGGGCGGGCACGGTCACCGTGCTCGTGGAGGAGGCGGGCAGCGTGGACTGGGCCGGCGAGCCCGTCGAGCGACGACAGGGGCATGTCGTCGGCGTCTTCGTGCGGAAGGAGTGGCGGGGAAGCGGGATGACGCGGGCGCTTCTCGACGCCGCCGCGGGCTGGGCCTGGGAGCTGGGGCTGGAACGGGTGCGGCTCCTCGTGCACGAGCGGAACCTGCGGGCGCAGGGGGCGTACCGCAAGGCGGGGTTCGTGCCGACCGGGCGGACCGTGCTGTTGGGCGAGGGGCCCGAGGAGAACGAGTACGAGTACGCCCTCGAGCGTCCCGGGGCGTCAGACCGGTAG